One Scyliorhinus canicula chromosome 14, sScyCan1.1, whole genome shotgun sequence genomic region harbors:
- the LOC119977761 gene encoding putative protein TPRXL: MNKEINLWLYPNCVDVASASFTTASVKLETVQGNPLGAQSFSSPNSSSPNSSSLNSSSPNSSSPNSSSPNSSSPNTSPPNSSPSNFSSPNSSSPNSSPPNSSSPNSSSPNSSSPNTSPPNSSPPNTSPPNSSSPNTSPPNSSPPNSSSLNSSSLNSSSLNSSSLNSSPPNSSPPNSLSPNSSSPNSSSPNSSSPNTSPPNSSSPNSSSLNSSSLNSSSLNSSPLNSSSLNSTSLNS; the protein is encoded by the exons atGAACAAGGAAATTAATTTGTGGCTTTATCCTAATTGTGTTGATGTCGCCTCGGCGAGTTTTACAACAGCTTCTGTCAAACTTGAAACTGTCCAGGGAAACCCACTGGGGgcacaaag CTTTTCATCACCAAACTCTTCATCACCGAACTCCTCATCACTGAACTCTTCATCACCAAACTCTTCATCACCAAACTCTTCATCACCAAACTCTTCATCACCAAACACTTCACCACCAAACTCTTCACCATCAAACTTTTCGTCACCGAACTCTTCATCACCGAACTCTTCACCACCGAACTCTTCATCACCAAACTCTTCATCACCAAACTCTTCATCACCAAACACTTCACCACCAAACTCTTCACCACCAAACACTTCACCACCAAACTCTTCATCACCAAACACTTCACCACCAAACTCTTCACCACCGAACTCTTCATCACTGAACTCTTCATCACTGAACTCTTCATCACTGAACTCTTCATCACTGAACTCTTCACCACCAAACTCTTCACCACCGAACTCTTTATCACCAAACTCTTCATCACCAAACTCTTCATCACCAAACTCTTCATCACCAAACACTTCACCACCAAACTCTTCATCACCAAACTCTTCATCACTCAACTCTTCATCACTCAACTCTTCATCACTCAACTCTTCACCACTGAACTCTTCATCACTCAACTCTACATCACTGAATTCTTAA